In Campylobacter massiliensis, the DNA window CGAAGAGCTAGGCCATAACCTGCGACCGCATGCGTGCCGTAACGGCTGATAAAATGCATAAGCACGAGCCCGCCAAGCGACATCGATAGGTAGTTTAGGCACGCGGGTAAGGCTTGGGCTAAAATTTTACGGTAGATGGCAAGCTCGGGCGCAAATGAGCGTAAATTAAAAAAATTTATCATACCCGTTTTTGCGCCCTTGACGCCAAAAAAAAGCGACCAAAGAAGCTGCCCCGAGGCCGTCGCCAGCGCTATCCCGCCGATACCCAGCCCGCAAAAATCCACGTAAAAAAAGCAAAAGCCCAAATTTATAAAAAGTCCGGCAAAAAGCCAGTTTCGCAGACTCTTCGTGTCGCCCGTGGCTACCAGCACGCCGTTTAGAGATTTTATGAGCAAGAAAAACGGCGAGGCAAGAAATATCACGCGGTTATACGCCATGGCTTCGCGCAAAAACTCATCGTTTGCGCCTAAAATTTTAAGCAAATGCGGCGTGAAAATAAAGCCCGAAAGCCCCATAAAAAGCGCGCAAAGAAGCACGAAAAACACGCCCTTTGCGGCATAAATTTTAGCTAGCCGATCCTTGCTAGCGCCAAGCGCGTTGCCCACAAGCGCCGTTAGTGCTGAACCAAAGCCAAGCCCAACGCCCACGACGCTGATGTAGAGCAAAAAACTCATCGAAAAGCCCGCCAGCGCCTGCATTGATATGCGCGCGGCAAAAAACACGCCCGTCACGTTATAAAGCGTGTTAAAGCTCATCGCAACGCCCGCGGGCGCGGCTAGGCGCAGCACGAGCTTGTTTATGGGCTCTTTTGTGAGATTCACTTGATTTTGAGCTCCAAAAGCGCGTCTTTTACGTCTTTTGGTACGCGGTAGCTGTCGCGGATCTTTGAGATCGTTTTGTTGTGGGTAAATTTACTCAGTCGGCCGCTCTCCAGTAGCTCTCGCCCTGCGCCGTCAAATTTGATAAAAACCTCGGCTAAACACAAAGCAGCCGCCATTTGCACGTAGTAGCGCTCATCCTTTTCCTCGGCGCAAATTTCAAAAAACCGCTCAAGCGGAAGCGAATTAAAATTACGCATAAAATAAACGTAGAAAAACCGCTTTTCGTATTCTAAATTTGAGTCTAGAGCCTGCTTTAGCAGCGCATCCACGTAGCGCGCCTCGCTGAATTTAGGCTCAAAGCCGTCTGTCACAGCCCAGTTTGGCATCGTTTTGATAAACTCGCTAGCTAGCTTAAATTTAGCTTCGTCGTCTTTAACGAGCATTATCAAAAAGCCCTTTAGCATGAACTCCTCGTGAAAAAACGGCTCATAAGCAGCGATCTGTTCTAAATTTAGCCGAGCGAAATTTTGCTTTGCCAGGCGTCTTAGCTCGGGAGTTTTTACGCCTAAAATTTCGGGGCTTTTGATGAGTTTTTGCGAAAACGCCGCTAGCTTTTCGCTCCTAAGCCTCTCTAAAATCTCTAAAAATTCGCCTTTTACGTCCACGCTAGCTCCTTTGCTCTTTTAAATTTACCGCTCAAATTCGCCCCGTTTAAATTTGACGCCTCAAAAACAAAGCCGAAGCGTCAATTTTGCCGCCCTGCGCGCCTAAAAGCAAATTTAAAGGCTCAAATTTTACTTTTGAGCCTCTTGCGCGCGTTTTGCCGACTTTTTGCGAGCGTAGATGTTAATAAGCTCCACGCCCAGAGAAAACGCCATCGCAAAGTAAACGTAGCCCTTAGGCACGTGCATACCGAGCCCCTCGCCCACTAGCGTAAATCCGATCAGGATCAAGAACGCGAGCGCGAGAATTTTGATCGTCGGGTTGTTGTCGACGAAATTTGAAATGCCCTTAGACGCGAACATCATCACGCCCACCGCAAGCATCACGGCTAGGATCATGATCTCGATGTGATTTGCCATACCCACCGCGGTAATGACGCTATCAAGCGAAAAGACAATGTCAAGCACGGCGATCTCGGCGATAACGACCCAAAAACTCGCATGTCCCTTGCTTGCCGAGTGCTCCTCGTGCTCGGCGCTGACGCTTGAGTGGATCTCGAGCGTGGATTTGCCGATAAGGAAAAGCCCGCCTAAAATCAGCACCAAATCGCGCCCCGTGATCGTAAAGTCAAACACGCTAAATAGCGGCTTGGTAAGCTTCATAATCCAAAATAGCGAAAGCAAAAGCGCAATCCTCGTTAGCATCGCAAGAGAAAGCCCCAAAATGCGGCCTTTGTCGCGCTGCTCGGATGGGAGCTTGCCGACTAGGATCGCGATAAATATGATGTTATCTATACCAAGCACGATCTCAAGCCCCGTCAGCGTCACGAGCGACAGCCACGCCTCGGGCGAAAAAATCCAATCGAACATTTTTTTCCTTTTTTATAAATTAGGGCGCGATTATAGCCAAAACGGGTTTAAATTTGATTGAGCGTGCAGGAATGGGCGTTTGGGGATCAAATTTTGCGTTTTGAGGCGATTAGATTTGACGGATTTTGGTTTATTTGGCAGCGGTTAAATTTGCCGCGATGAAATTTGATTTTGCAAAATACGCCGCAAACGGCTCTACGGATAAATTTTCAGAAAAACGAATTTAAGAAAAATTATCTTAGATAAAGGGCGTTTAAGCGATAAGCGGATAAAATTAAAATCTTTTGTGAAATTAAACGAAGTGGTGACCCCTACGAGACTCGAACTCGTGTTACCGCCGTGAAAGGGCGATGTCCTAACCGCTAGACGAAGGGGCCACAAATTAGCGGAAATGGGATTTTACATTAAAGATAATAAAAAATAGCTTAAACCAAGGATAAAAAATTATGAAAAAATTTACAAACTTCGCTTTAGCTGCGCTTGCGTGCCTTGCATTTAGCGGTTGCGCCGCGCTACAAAGCCAAAAATCATCGGACAAATTTACCGTCACCATCCTCACTCCGCCGCTAAAAATCAACGACGTGGGCTTCCTGCACAAAACCGCAAACCAGCTAAATTTGCAAATTTACAGCTCGGGCGTAAATACGGTAAATCTAAAAATAAACGACAAAATTTGCATGAACGGCGCGTGCTTTGAGAAAAAAGAATTTAACAAAAAGTTCTTTTTGGAGGAGAGATACGACGACTTTTT includes these proteins:
- a CDS encoding MATE family efflux transporter, producing MNLTKEPINKLVLRLAAPAGVAMSFNTLYNVTGVFFAARISMQALAGFSMSFLLYISVVGVGLGFGSALTALVGNALGASKDRLAKIYAAKGVFFVLLCALFMGLSGFIFTPHLLKILGANDEFLREAMAYNRVIFLASPFFLLIKSLNGVLVATGDTKSLRNWLFAGLFINLGFCFFYVDFCGLGIGGIALATASGQLLWSLFFGVKGAKTGMINFFNLRSFAPELAIYRKILAQALPACLNYLSMSLGGLVLMHFISRYGTHAVAGYGLALRIEQIVMLPTTGIASAVLGIVSQNFGAREYARVRGCYAYAVKFLALYCILTAAFCLGLGGILVGFFDETPEVVNAAKSYFAVNSLAFIGYALINLSGSTLQGVKRPAAVFVLNFTRQIVLQIALYSLVADVFGGELQDIFKAMFFNVWLIGLTFFFYTKFVLGRICAA
- a CDS encoding DNA alkylation repair protein, whose protein sequence is MDVKGEFLEILERLRSEKLAAFSQKLIKSPEILGVKTPELRRLAKQNFARLNLEQIAAYEPFFHEEFMLKGFLIMLVKDDEAKFKLASEFIKTMPNWAVTDGFEPKFSEARYVDALLKQALDSNLEYEKRFFYVYFMRNFNSLPLERFFEICAEEKDERYYVQMAAALCLAEVFIKFDGAGRELLESGRLSKFTHNKTISKIRDSYRVPKDVKDALLELKIK
- a CDS encoding TerC family protein, which codes for MFDWIFSPEAWLSLVTLTGLEIVLGIDNIIFIAILVGKLPSEQRDKGRILGLSLAMLTRIALLLSLFWIMKLTKPLFSVFDFTITGRDLVLILGGLFLIGKSTLEIHSSVSAEHEEHSASKGHASFWVVIAEIAVLDIVFSLDSVITAVGMANHIEIMILAVMLAVGVMMFASKGISNFVDNNPTIKILALAFLILIGFTLVGEGLGMHVPKGYVYFAMAFSLGVELINIYARKKSAKRAQEAQK